The genomic window GGTACAGGCAAAGGAGCAGCAGGCAGTGTGCTGGGGGGACTTCACCTGGAGGGTGAAGAGTAGGAGTCTGAGCCCCTGACAATGTGTGTGCTTTGTGGTGTAATGTGGCGGAAAGAGCACTCCATCTTTCAGAGAGTTAATTGTTAATTAATGTtttaattcctagctgtgtgacattaaACAAATCTCTTACACTTTCTGGGAGAATTCCATCTGCAAAAAGGTTTTTCCATTCTACTGCTTTGAACCTACCCTTCCCCCTAGTTTGACACATAAGATCATAGTCtcatagagctagaagagaacttAACAGTCTAGCTTAACAGTCTAGccctcttgttttacagatgaggaaactgagacagaggttgagtgacttgcgtaggatcacatagctagtaaagtatctgaagtgggatttgaatctaggtcttcctaaTTATAAATCTGAAGTTTTCTCACCCCTATTCATAGCCAAGTCATAGATAGAATCAGAACAATCTCATAGAGGGTCCATAGTGGACATCCATTCCAACCTGTACCTGAGCAGGGATTCACATTATAATGATTAGCTTCCATTGGTCATTCCCCAGAGATAGGGAACCTCATAATCCCAAGGCTGCTGATGTCACAAGCAACTCTAATGatatatgtttgttttatttatgctTCCTACCCTCCTCTCCATTAGTCCACcagatttattaagcatctgctatgtgccaggtactgtgctaagtgctgaggatacaaaaaaagtcaaaaacattgttctttaaggagctcccactcTAGTAAGGAAGTacatgcaaacagctatgtacaaatatgcaggataaattagagataataaacGGGGAGAAGGCGCTCAAGTTAAGGAGGACTGGGAAGGGTTCcctttcagaaaaaggaaatttagcATTGACTTAAAGGAtaccagggaagccaggaagcaaaGATAAGAAGAGAGTTCACCGCCAGTGTCATATCCAAATAATGCCTTGGAATTAAGGCATTCATTGATTAGGAATTAATTGGAATTCCTTTGGAACAAAGTACAATTAagcaacagtaataataactggcatttctaATATGTTTAaagctttgcaaagcactttacaaatattttcatttgagcctcataagaACCAGAGAAGGTAAATGctgtcattattcccattttacagaggaagaaactgaggcaggggtttttttttggggggggtgttgaAGGTCCAGTATTCTGTCTACTGCATCACCCTGCTGCAGTAACAACATATGGAACGGGTCTGACAATGCAGGCTAGATTTTTGTTCCCAGAATCCACCATGACTCTGAGGAGGAACAGGAGACATACTTCCCCAGATGACATCACCTTTTGGTCATTGCAACTATCAGAAGTCCTTCCATGTTGTTTACTGTGGCCATTGTGGAAAGGGTTGGTGTGCTTCTGCTGACTTAACTCCTCTTCTCTTTGTGAGCCTTCCTGAGAATCCCTTAGATTTGTCGTTtcatatttcatcacattcatatgccccagttcattcagtcattccctgGGCAGCGGCCTCCCATTGTTCATCCTGTCCTTTGCTGCTAAAAAACTTAAGAGTTCTAATTGTGAGGCAGTTTTTCCTCACGTTAGACCGCAATCTGTCTTCCGATGACTTTTGTATTCCTTGTTCTGCCTCCTGGGTTTAAGCAGAATAAATCAAATCCTTCTTCTCTAAGACAGCATCAGACACTGAGGATATTCATCATGTCCTCACGCCACCCCCagctcttctcttcttccccaatACAACCCTAAGACTCCCCCCTGCCTTTGTCTCCCCTCTCACAGAGCAGCTTATGATGGAAGGTGACTGCTCAGATGCTTCTTCCCTGAGTCTGGGATCTAAGTTTCGGGGAACTGACTTCCCTCTCTGCTCTTGGCTTTTGATTTCCAGTTGAAGCAGCTGGGACCTCTGCAGCCCCAAGGATTTCCCCTCCAGGTGACTTCTCCCCACATACTCCTGCTCTGATTCCAGACACCCCTCCAGACACCCCGCCGGCCACGAAGAGTCCACTAGGGAGTGCTCAGCCCCCAGCCTCCCCTGCCCCGGAGTTGGAGACCTCTCTAGAGCAGACAGTGATCCAGAAGGATGACGCTCTCCTGACAGAAGACAAAAGTGGGAATCTTGCCCCACCGCCCAAAGGGACATCCCAGGACTCCAAATCCCCTTCCAGAAGCAGTCAGCCATCCCCAACTGCTGCCCCGGGCTCCACTAGCCCCAGTCCTAGACAAGGTAGGTGTGTGCTCCTTCCTGTATTCCCTTCCTACCCAGAGTCCAGCAACGTTTCTTCTGGGGAGCGGCTATATGAGCCTGAATGCTGGCTTTCCATGGCCAGCTCCTGCAAGCCTGGGTTGCCACTTCCCTCTCTTGATTTAAGGTCAAgatttccctttctcccatctgggAAGTGGAGGCTTGTCCCAAAATGGGGACTTTGAGATAACTCCAACTCTTGTCTCTCCCCACGTGGTACCCAGATGCCAAGAAAGCTGGAGAAAGACATAAGCTGGCAAAGGAACGGAGAGAGGAGCGGGCCAAGTATCTTGGTGAGTAGAACATTAAGAACATAGAGGAGAAGGATAGAAATCTCAGAGGATCTTCTGAATGGGGAAAGCCCACAGAAGGGGTTGGCTCACTCTGATCAGGACTACATTTCTCCCTGCTCTTGGGAATCAAGTTAAAGATTGTCATGGTCTGATAGAATAGAGACCTCTGGACCTCaagtcagagttcaaatcccaggtcTGCCACTTAAACCAGAcctatttcattttcctaatcaataaaatggggaCAGTAATAGCACCTCTCTCCTAGGGCTGTTATAGAGATAGGATGGGGTCATGTTTGCAAAGTGCTACATAAAATGCTAcctattatcatttcttttctgactggcaaattatttccccttctcagcctcaatttcctcctaaAGAGTGGGCTgaatgactaacatggaaatgcatttaaaatgattgtacatctAAAAcctctatcaaattgcttgctgtcctggggaagggaaaggtaagggaggcagggaggaaaaatttggaactcaaagtcttacagaaatgaatgttgaaaactatctttacatgtaattggcaaaataaaatactatggagGAAAAAATCAAtctaacacagaaaaaaaaaagagtgggttGATCTTGATGGTGTCTAAAGCACCTTCAAGCTTTAAATGCTATGATTATCACAGTCCCTCTGACCTTGAGCTCCTGTTTGCATTCAATTTATTTCAGCAATTAGCTATCTACTACATGCAAGACTTTGTTTTTAGCAAAACTGATGCAAAACCAAAAGGAAGGAGATCCTGCCCCCAATAAGTTTATAATCTTCTAAGGGGGAATCGATATTTGCACATAGATAAATCCATAGAAAATAAATACGAAATAATAGAAGGGCAGCAGGCAATCTGGAGCAGTCTCTTGTGGAATCTTTTGTGACATTCAAAAGACATTGAAGAGAGATTGATTCTCAGAGGCAGAGGTGAAGAAAAAGAGCATTCTAAATGTAGGGGGCACAGCCTTTGCTAAGCcacagaggagggaaagaggatgCTTtgtatgaggaacagcaagaaagcAATTCAGCTGGAAGAATATTACGGAATTAGTCTGTAAAAATTAGATTAGAGCTAGATTGTGGTGCTTTAAATAACCTGAAGAGTTTGTGATGATGATGACTAGAATTTATATTgccattaagatttgcaaagcctcttcacatatattcattcatttatattttatcctagagatagAAGGTATAGTGGTCATTGAAGAAATTTTCTGAGTAGAAAAATGGCATTATGGGACCTTCATTTTAAGACTAGCATTTTGGTAGTTGGGTAGAAGATGGATTAGAGAATTAACAGCTAGAGCAGTGCTAGACTTGCAGGAAACAAGACTTGAGTTCCATATCTTGTGTCAAGCACTGCCGTGGGACCCCAACAAAGTTGCTTTcatttctggacctcagtttcctcatctgtaaaattaagagattGGAATCCGAagtttctaagctcccttctagctctaaatcttcgGTCCCAGGGGAGGGACTGGCAGCAAACACCTACTGCAATGATATCGATGATGGCAAGGGAAGTTTCATGGCTGCATGAATTAAGAGAAGGGGATAAAGAGGAAAGTTGCTGTTGAAGGAGAATTGATAAAGACTTAGTCACTGATTAAGTATGGGGAGTGAATAAGAGTAGAACACAGCTCTGAGGTTAGTTGCCTGAGGGATGAGGAGGTAGGTAGTCGGTGTCTGACAAATACTGGGAATTTGGAAGGATGGGTTGGTTTAGGAGGTAAGAGATAAACCTGCTTTTCTTCATAAAGCTTCCTATTGAGATTAAAGTAAGAGTAAGGACAGAAGAACCGCATGAATCAGGATAAACTTGGGGGGACTGGATTTGGACGAAGGTGACTGGGACAGGCTCCTGCTAACTCCCCCGGCCTCTGGGTTTTTGGCAGCGGCCAAGAAAGCCATGTggctggagaaggaagaaaaggccaAAGTCCTCCGAGAGAAGCAGCTCCAGGAGCGACGCCGGCGGCTCGAGGAGCAGAGGCTCAAAGCGGAGCAGAGAAGGGCGGCCCTGGAGGAGCGGCAGCGGCAGAAGCTGGAGAAGAACAAGGTGGGCGCTTGTCTCCCCGTGTCGGGGTTCCTTCTGCACCGAGGGGGGACAGAgaaaacaagatggcagagagggtGGATCCATGAACTAGGAGTCCCCTCTGAGGCGTTCACTAACTCAGGGACTCTGAGCAAATCTTTCAttctctttgaacctcagtttcttcatctgcaaaataagataataatgatATTAGGGTGGTCCTAAGGCTTAAAAGAAAGCCTTCcattttcaaatctttaaaaagctactattttaaatcaaatttaaaaaaatattttaaatttaaattaaaaattacttaaagttatttaaaattgcTATGTGTATTAGTTAGTTTTATTAGAGGCTGTGTTtttgtatgcacatatatgtatacttatctCTATGCATACATCTGTGGAGCCTGTGGTGACCACTGGAGGCTTTTGTCACTTAACTGTCTGCATGAGGCTGGACTTTTCCTGACTTTATTTATCTATCAGATGAGAAGTTGGGCTAGATGGCCCCTATGGTTCTTTCTTGCTCTCGAATTCTGATCCCTTTGAAGTTCAAGCTTTGATTTAATATGCatctgtatctgtgtgtgtcttGAGGAGGATCAGTGAGGAGCTGGAATTGGTGGGGGCAGTCcgtgggaaagggaggagggttTTCTGGGATGGATGGGCAACCCTGTTCTGTGCCTTCCACATGGAGCTCAGAGCTGagcctgggggaaaaaaaaacatgaggtcCTGCCCTCAGCAAACCCCAAGTCCAAGTGAAGAGACAGATCCTAACTCCTAGAAATGAcctgaaaaatcattttttaaaagcataaaaacaaacaagGTGTGGTGTGTACCCACATTCTCTGCTGCTGGGCAGGAGAGGAGGAAATAAGCACTTATGTTAATACCTACTATGAGCCAGGTACTtggcaaatattatctcaatcttcattactcatttttttacagttgaggcaaatagagtgtATATGACTTGTCTGGGGCCACATAGCTACTAACTGGTTGAGGctaaatctgaattcaggtttccCTGATTCAGGCTCAATGCCCTAggcactgtgccccctagctacCTTGAGGCTGAGGGTGGTGGGTTGCCTGAACTCAGGAAATGCCAGGCTTGTGGGGATCAGGTGgccaagtgctttgcaaacttaagCCACTACATAGATGTGAGCTGTTATTATGGTcccctaggggcagctaggtggctcagtggatagaacaccggGCTGATATTGGGAAGACCCAAATTGGgaagacctcagatacttactagctgtataatcttgggcaaattgctctatcctgtctgcctcagtttccttatctgtaaaatgagctggagaaggaaatggcaaaccattctggtatctctgccaagaaaaccccaaattgggtcatgaagagttggacacaaataaaaatgactcaacaataacagTTCTGCTCAGGGCTAATCTAAGGCTTCCCAGAAGGAACAGGTTTTGAGCCTGATtctgcaggaaaacaaaattaaatggagaagGGGACTCTCAGAATTAACCCCTGGCCCTGCCCCACCCCCAGGAACGTTATGAAGCTGCTATCCAGAGGTCAGTGAAGAAGACGTGGGCAGAGATCCGGCAGCAGCGCTGGTCCTGGGCAGGAGCCCTGCAGCAGAATTCCCCTGGACATAAGAACAGTGAGTGGGCAGATTGGTGGGTATAGGAGGGGCTGGGGAAGGGATGTTGGAGTTACCCGAGAGGACTGGAGTAGGTAGGTAGGTCTAtgtgagggagggggagaggagctTTGAGGTCCTAAGACAACTGTGTGTAGAGGGGTGAGGGGGGGTTCCCCATTGCAATTTCCCCAGCACATCCCTCACCTGGGCCCACCAGGTAGGGGGTTTGTATAACTAGAGGGGAGCATGGGGGACGGGGGAAGATGGGCACAAAGCAGGGGTCTGGGGATTCGCTAACTGGGGGCCTCATCTTATGTGATGGATATGTTTCTGAAAACTGCAAAAACTGAAATTTTGTAAATTGAATCCTTCCCATTGCCTGCCATTATCGTCTCAGAGAGATGTCATCTTCCGTTTTTATTCAGTAAGCAGCCACTTCTAACACTTGAACTGAAAGTTTCCCTGATTTCTTGCAAGTAATTAATGTTTTGTAAACAAGTACCATGATGTACTCAGAGGAGTTCTTATTTAAGATAATTACCCTCTAATTTATCTGTTAAataagtttggggttttttgggtaCGTGACTTTTCGGGAAGTGGGATTCATTGTACTTCGGGCTGATCTCTGTGTCCAGGGaaagtgtgtgtttgtatttgtgtatttgtgtatacgAATGTCTCGGTGCATATCTGTCATCAGCTGTGTGTATTTTGTGTCGCACTATGGacatatgtgtgtctgtatgaTGACATGTGTATGTCTGTAGATAGTGGTATATCACTGTGTACAGCGCTAAGTCTGCATGTTGCCGTGTATTTCTGTGCTTGTGTGTCTTTGTATGATTTTTCATGGGGACCATTGTGCCATTGGGCTTTAGAGGCCATGGGGAGGTAGATTTGTAGATTTGACTGGGTTCAAACACCAGGGGTTGgttattggttttttgttttttggtctcaGTCACATCACCTCTaaggcctgtttcctcatctgtaaagtgatgggATTGGACTAAATTGAGAGTCCCTTAGAGGTCCacagatcaatttcaaggaatttatgatTTTGCATGGGGAAAAAATACGTTTTTTTCAGTAACTTCTAATGGAAATTTAACTTTcccttcagttatttaaaaacatgattctggaaaaaaaaaaaaaggaagagattctTAACCTTCATCAACGGGTCCAAGATGCATGAAAAGGGTTAAGACCCCCTTGGACTCTAGTCTAAGTCTAGGTCACTAGTTCCTCAGCATTCCAAATGCCAattatctgtatgtatatgttttctgTGTTTTTGTGTATCTTTATATGTGTAGGTCTTTAGGTGAAGGGTCAGCAGGGCTGAGGGTATCAACTGAGATTCAGAATGTGGAAACTGTGGGGTCTGAAAAGTGCATCAGCAGTTGTGATAGCCTTAGCAGCAGGGGTGGACACAGCCTGGAGGAGGGGGCTATGTCAGCCATTAAAGCCATCTTTGCCCAGAGCAAGATCTAGTCTCACTAGTCCTCCCTGGGAAAGAAGACCACAGGCTGTGGCCACTGACCCCTTTAGAAATGGACCCCTTTCCCTAGCCTGGCCCTTTCCCTGACAGGGCGATTGTGTCTCCCCTCCTGGGGCTGAATCTATCCCATGTCCTTTCctgcccttcccttcccttctcctaatcttccctccctctccctttcctcttgaACCTGCTTGAAAGAGCATCCTGCATGGAAGGCCCTATTGGGCGCCCCTGGCTTCCTGGCCCCAGGCCTGGCCCTCCCTTCCCCTGGCTTCCTGGCCCCAGGCCTGGCCCTCCCTGCCCCTGGCCCTCGGCTCTAATGCCCGTGTCTTTTCCCCTCCAGGTGGAAGCAGGTGCTCCATGTCGGCAGTAAACCTGCCTAAACACGTGGACTCTATAATCAACAAGCGTCTCTCAAAATCCTCTGCCACGCTCTGGAACTCCCCCAGTAGAAGTAAGAGGCCCAGCCGCCCCAGCCCAGTCTGCCATTGCCAGAGGCAGCCCCAGAAATAGGACTGCTTCCCAAACTAGGCCCTGGGCCTGTCTGGGACCCAAGCCACTTGTGAGAAGgtggaggaagggatttgtgttGGGCCCAGGTCAGACCCCTAAGGTCCCATCTGGTTCTGAGTTCTGTAACTTAGGGAAACATCCTGAGCCTTGGGTCTGGCCTATCCTCAGCTCCGGGGCTATCGGAAAGGCATAGTTACTGAGACTGAGCTGTGTCTCCAGGGCTGGGGGAGCAGGACAGACAGCTTCAGCACTAAAGGTCAGAAGGCCTGGGCTGAGGGGCCAGACCTTCCCaggcagggagacagggagaggggTGCGCCCTGCTCCTGCGGCTCTGAGCTCCAGCCTCCCGGAGCCCTCAGTTTTCTTGCTGGTTTTTGCGGCATCTCCCCTGTGTGCCAGGGGTGAGCCGCAGGGGCATGTGGACAGGGACCCCCTGGGTCGGATGGTAGCTCCTCCCCCAGTGAGGGACAAGGCTTTGGTTCTGTAGCTAGAAGGGCGAAGTGTCCCCACTCCCAGCCAGCACCGTGCCCACATGCCAGCCTGTGAAGTGGCGGATTTAGGAGTTTTTGGAGGTGGTGGGGGAGTTATTTATAAGCTCCTTCAGCCTTTATTTGATTGCTCAATTGCCAGGCAACCAAATCAGCTGCTGCTAGGCCCCACCTGACTGAGAAGGAGTAAAAATAGATAGAGCAGCTGAGGGACTGGGAGAGGCGGCAGGGGCAGCTGGGCAGGGCAGACCAGGGCACGGGGACACCTCAGAACCAAGGCCTCCCTCGGGGCAAGAAGCCACTTCACCTGGAAAGGGAGAACCTTTGCAGAGTGGGGCCTCCTTAGGGAGGACATTGGTCCGTGCTCGGGCTGAGCCTGGGACTAGGTGCCCCCCCTTCCTAGGGGCCAAGGGCAGCAGCTGGCAGTGCCCTGGAAGGTCGGCCCCTGTGTCGCTAGGCTAGCACCCCCTTTGTGGCTGGGCCAGAGGAGAGGTCAGGAGGATGTTCCTGAGCTGTGTTAGCCTTTCTGGCTCCGGCTCCAGCGCCAGGTTAATGTTGGCTGAGACAGGGCTCATGTTCATGGCCCTGTTCTGGGGAGTGGTCACCCACCAGGCAGAAGGAGAGATGCATGCGAGGTTAGGGGGGggttgctctgtgtgtgtgtgtgtgtgtgtgtgtgtgtgtgtgtgtgtagctgtGTGTGGGTCCTTGGCACGTCCGCGTGTGGTTGTCGTGCGCCTGGCGGGTCTTGCGGTCTCCATGGTTGTGGCCATCGGGGGAGCCGGCCAGAGGTGACGGCTTCTgctctcttccccccttcccgCCGCCCAGATCGGAGCCTGCAGCTGAGTCCTTGGGAGAGCAGCATAGTGGACCGGTTGATGACGCCCACACTGTCCTTCCTGGCCCGGAGCAGAAGCGCCGTCACCCTGCCTGGAAATGGCAAGGACCAGGGTAGGGGCGCGGAGCTCCGTGAGGGAGGGGCTGGAAAGACTCCTAGGGGAGCCCGGGATGTAAGGGTGGGGGCAGAGGGAAGGCCCTGTCCCTGGTCGGGCAGGGGGTGCTGTGTCTCCATCAGGCAGACCCTTCTGCCCCAGAGCAGTCCTGGTAGGGAGGGGCCTGAGTATCATTATTAGTAGTATGTTATATCGGATGAAATTGAGACAGAGAGGTGGCCCCTGCCCACAGTCCCACGGCCAGCAGAACCTTTGAGGTCAGAGTTTTTCTGAGGGTCCCCCGTGCTAACCCCACCGTGTTCCTTCCTAGTGGTTCCCATGTGCCCTCGCTCCGCCTCGGCCAGCCCCCTGACTCCCTGCAGCACCCCCCGGAGCCTCCACCGATGCCCCGGCGCCGAGCGCAGGAAGGCGGCGGGCAGCAGCCCTGCCACCCCCCGAAGGCGGCTCGAAGCCTCCCCCGTGAGTGCCCCTGTGACCCCCGGGCCGGGCTCGTGGAGCCACCAGAGTGAGGGCGGGGGCGGCGGCGGTGCTGACCCATGGGCTCTCTCATGGACATCCCTCCCTGCCTTTGCAGGCGCAGAAGAAAAAGGATAAGAAGGACAAAGACcgggagaatgagaaagagaagagtgCCCTGGCGAGGGAGCGCAGCCTCAAGAAGCGCCAGTCTCTGCCCGCGCCCCCTCGAACCCGCCTCCTGCCCGCTGCAGAACTCAGGTGAGTGGCGCCTGTTCTGCTCTGGGTGGGGCCGAGGGGCCGAGGGGGATCCACAGCCATTCTGAGGTGTCGCTCTTCTTCCTGCAGCCCCAAGTCTAAGACCCGACCCTCTTCTCCCTCCACGCCTCGGCACCGGACAGCCTCCCCCTGCCCCAGTCCGGGCCCGAGCCCCGGCCTGCCTCCCAAGCCTCCCTCCCCTCGAGGCCCCACAGCCACGTCCAAGAGACGAGTCCGGAGGAAGGAGGAGGCTCAGGAGAGCCCTGGCCCGTCTGCAcgagaagaaaagaataaggaaaaggtcagggaggaggagaaggcgCCAGCTGCTGCAGCGTCACCCTCTCCAGCTGCCCCCCCGCCGGCCAAGGAGCTGCCCAAGGCAGAACCAGCTAAGGCCCCTGGGGAGCTACCCTCAGGTGGGCAAGGGGCCCTTCGGGGAGCCCCGAGGAAGCTCAGCCCCGGGTCTGAGGAGGAGGTGTGGGAGGGGAGTGCCCAGCCC from Sminthopsis crassicaudata isolate SCR6 chromosome 3, ASM4859323v1, whole genome shotgun sequence includes these protein-coding regions:
- the MAP7D1 gene encoding MAP7 domain-containing protein 1 isoform X1, yielding MDQGQHQEPDPSRPQVEAAGTSAAPRISPPGDFSPHTPALIPDTPPDTPPATKSPLGSAQPPASPAPELETSLEQTVIQKDDALLTEDKSGNLAPPPKGTSQDSKSPSRSSQPSPTAAPGSTSPSPRQDAKKAGERHKLAKERREERAKYLAAKKAMWLEKEEKAKVLREKQLQERRRRLEEQRLKAEQRRAALEERQRQKLEKNKERYEAAIQRSVKKTWAEIRQQRWSWAGALQQNSPGHKNSGSRCSMSAVNLPKHVDSIINKRLSKSSATLWNSPSRNRSLQLSPWESSIVDRLMTPTLSFLARSRSAVTLPGNGKDQVVPMCPRSASASPLTPCSTPRSLHRCPGAERRKAAGSSPATPRRRLEASPAQKKKDKKDKDRENEKEKSALARERSLKKRQSLPAPPRTRLLPAAELSPKSKTRPSSPSTPRHRTASPCPSPGPSPGLPPKPPSPRGPTATSKRRVRRKEEAQESPGPSAREEKNKEKVREEEKAPAAAASPSPAAPPPAKELPKAEPAKAPGELPSGTTIPALPPAPTPPPTSGKPMAGTTDPEEATRLLAEKRRQAREQREREEQERREQEERDKRLREEQLAREAEARAEREAAARRREEERQQREEQEAREKAQAELEEQERLQKQKEEAEARSREEAERQRLEREKHFQREEQERLERKKRLEEIMKRTRKSEAAEAKKVDRKILNGKEAKADHCSPGTGGPPRGWGAQGTEPEKVPEPEKVPEPLAKGLEKEILPREGQPPQEPQWSMQGKEAGPLVNGLQPAAVHQENGFSPKGTPGEKGSPLSRTGESLLPFAEAEAFLKKTVVQPPQVTEVL
- the MAP7D1 gene encoding MAP7 domain-containing protein 1 isoform X2, which gives rise to MDQGQHQEPDPSRPQVEAAGTSAAPRISPPGDFSPHTPALIPDTPPDTPPATKSPLGSAQPPASPAPELETSLEQTVIQKDDALLTEDKSGNLAPPPKGTSQDSKSPSRSSQPSPTAAPGSTSPSPRQDAKKAGERHKLAKERREERAKYLAAKKAMWLEKEEKAKVLREKQLQERRRRLEEQRLKAEQRRAALEERQRQKLEKNKERYEAAIQRSVKKTWAEIRQQRWSWAGALQQNSPGHKNSGSRCSMSAVNLPKHVDSIINKRLSKSSATLWNSPSRNRSLQLSPWESSIVDRLMTPTLSFLARSRSAVTLPGNVVPMCPRSASASPLTPCSTPRSLHRCPGAERRKAAGSSPATPRRRLEASPAQKKKDKKDKDRENEKEKSALARERSLKKRQSLPAPPRTRLLPAAELSPKSKTRPSSPSTPRHRTASPCPSPGPSPGLPPKPPSPRGPTATSKRRVRRKEEAQESPGPSAREEKNKEKVREEEKAPAAAASPSPAAPPPAKELPKAEPAKAPGELPSGTTIPALPPAPTPPPTSGKPMAGTTDPEEATRLLAEKRRQAREQREREEQERREQEERDKRLREEQLAREAEARAEREAAARRREEERQQREEQEAREKAQAELEEQERLQKQKEEAEARSREEAERQRLEREKHFQREEQERLERKKRLEEIMKRTRKSEAAEAKKVDRKILNGKEAKADHCSPGTGGPPRGWGAQGTEPEKVPEPEKVPEPLAKGLEKEILPREGQPPQEPQWSMQGKEAGPLVNGLQPAAVHQENGFSPKGTPGEKGSPLSRTGESLLPFAEAEAFLKKTVVQPPQVTEVL
- the MAP7D1 gene encoding MAP7 domain-containing protein 1 isoform X6, whose amino-acid sequence is MDQGQHQEPDPSRPQVEAAGTSAAPRISPPGDFSPHTPALIPDTPPDTPPATKSPLGSAQPPASPAPELETSLEQTVIQKDDALLTEDKSGNLAPPPKGTSQDSKSPSRSSQPSPTAAPGSTSPSPRQDAKKAGERHKLAKERREERAKYLAAKKAMWLEKEEKAKVLREKQLQERRRRLEEQRLKAEQRRAALEERQRQKLEKNKERYEAAIQRSVKKTWAEIRQQRWSWAGALQQNSPGHKNNRSLQLSPWESSIVDRLMTPTLSFLARSRSAVTLPGNVVPMCPRSASASPLTPCSTPRSLHRCPGAERRKAAGSSPATPRRRLEASPAQKKKDKKDKDRENEKEKSALARERSLKKRQSLPAPPRTRLLPAAELSPKSKTRPSSPSTPRHRTASPCPSPGPSPGLPPKPPSPRGPTATSKRRVRRKEEAQESPGPSAREEKNKEKVREEEKAPAAAASPSPAAPPPAKELPKAEPAKAPGELPSGTTIPALPPAPTPPPTSGKPMAGTTDPEEATRLLAEKRRQAREQREREEQERREQEERDKRLREEQLAREAEARAEREAAARRREEERQQREEQEAREKAQAELEEQERLQKQKEEAEARSREEAERQRLEREKHFQREEQERLERKKRLEEIMKRTRKSEAAEAKKVDRKILNGKEAKADHCSPGTGGPPRGWGAQGTEPEKVPEPEKVPEPLAKGLEKEILPREGQPPQEPQWSMQGKEAGPLVNGLQPAAVHQENGFSPKGTPGEKGSPLSRTGESLLPFAEAEAFLKKTVVQPPQVTEVL
- the MAP7D1 gene encoding MAP7 domain-containing protein 1 isoform X3, which gives rise to MDQGQHQEPDPSRPQVEAAGTSAAPRISPPGDFSPHTPALIPDTPPDTPPATKSPLGSAQPPASPAPELETSLEQTVIQKDDALLTEDKSGNLAPPPKGTSQDSKSPSRSSQPSPTAAPGSTSPSPRQDAKKAGERHKLAKERREERAKYLAAKKAMWLEKEEKAKVLREKQLQERRRRLEEQRLKAEQRRAALEERQRQKLEKNKERYEAAIQRSVKKTWAEIRQQRWSWAGALQQNSPGHKNSGSRCSMSAVNLPKHVDSIINKRLSKSSATLWNSPSRNRSLQLSPWESSIVDRLMTPTLSFLARSRSAVTLPGNGKDQVVPMCPRSASASPLTPCSTPRSLHRCPGAERRKAAGSSPATPRRRLEASPAQKKKDKKDKDRENEKEKSALARERSLKKRQSLPAPPRTRLLPAAELSPKSKTRPSSPSTPRHRTASPCPSPGPSPGLPPKPPSPRGPTATSKRRVRRKEEAQESPGPSAREEKNKEKVREEEKAPAAAASPSPAAPPPAKELPKAEPAKAPGELPSGTTIPALPPAPTPPPTSGKPMAGTTDPEEATRLLAEKRRQAREQREREEQERREQEERDKRLREEQLAREAEARAEREAAARRREEERQQREEQEAREKAQAELEEQERLQKQKEEAEARSREEAERQRLEREKHFQREEQERLERKKRLEEIMKRTRKSEAAEAKKVDRKILNGKEAKADHCSPEPEKVPEPEKVPEPLAKGLEKEILPREGQPPQEPQWSMQGKEAGPLVNGLQPAAVHQENGFSPKGTPGEKGSPLSRTGESLLPFAEAEAFLKKTVVQPPQVTEVL
- the MAP7D1 gene encoding MAP7 domain-containing protein 1 isoform X5, whose product is MDQGQHQEPDPSRPQVEAAGTSAAPRISPPGDFSPHTPALIPDTPPDTPPATKSPLGSAQPPASPAPELETSLEQTVIQKDDALLTEDKSGNLAPPPKGTSQDSKSPSRSSQPSPTAAPGSTSPSPRQDAKKAGERHKLAKERREERAKYLAAKKAMWLEKEEKAKVLREKQLQERRRRLEEQRLKAEQRRAALEERQRQKLEKNKERYEAAIQRSVKKTWAEIRQQRWSWAGALQQNSPGHKNNRSLQLSPWESSIVDRLMTPTLSFLARSRSAVTLPGNGKDQVVPMCPRSASASPLTPCSTPRSLHRCPGAERRKAAGSSPATPRRRLEASPAQKKKDKKDKDRENEKEKSALARERSLKKRQSLPAPPRTRLLPAAELSPKSKTRPSSPSTPRHRTASPCPSPGPSPGLPPKPPSPRGPTATSKRRVRRKEEAQESPGPSAREEKNKEKVREEEKAPAAAASPSPAAPPPAKELPKAEPAKAPGELPSGTTIPALPPAPTPPPTSGKPMAGTTDPEEATRLLAEKRRQAREQREREEQERREQEERDKRLREEQLAREAEARAEREAAARRREEERQQREEQEAREKAQAELEEQERLQKQKEEAEARSREEAERQRLEREKHFQREEQERLERKKRLEEIMKRTRKSEAAEAKKVDRKILNGKEAKADHCSPGTGGPPRGWGAQGTEPEKVPEPEKVPEPLAKGLEKEILPREGQPPQEPQWSMQGKEAGPLVNGLQPAAVHQENGFSPKGTPGEKGSPLSRTGESLLPFAEAEAFLKKTVVQPPQVTEVL